One stretch of Archocentrus centrarchus isolate MPI-CPG fArcCen1 chromosome 5, fArcCen1, whole genome shotgun sequence DNA includes these proteins:
- the cidec gene encoding cell death activator CIDE-3, whose protein sequence is MDYAMRSLSLFTPSNLSKCVTASVSASASMTQQLLSGRVPRPKPFRVTNADRSVKKGIMADTLEDLTNKGSDSLSIQCISALVLDEDGTGVDTEEFFQTLPENAVLMALETGQKWTPHLYSISRDHLGVCRQQQRRDVAKLTFDLYKNNPKDFIGCLNVKATLYGVYTVSYDLRCYAAKKMLKEALRWTIFSMQATGHILLGSSCYIEQLLEEEEERAEKSLPLPQESRIRQLQNMLLGKISYL, encoded by the exons ATGGATTATGCTATGAGGTCTCTCAGCCTTTTCACGCCATCCAACCTCTCCAA GTGTGTAACAGCGAGCGTGTCAGCCAGCGCTTCCATGACCCAGCAGCTCCTGTCGGGTCGAGTTCCTCGGCCAAAGCCCTTCAGAGTCACAAACGCCGATCGCAGCGTGAAAAAGGGTATAATGGCAGACACGCTAGAGGACCTGACAAATAAG GGCAGTGACTCATTGAGCATACAGTGCATCAGTGCGTTGGTGCTCGATGAAGATGGCACCGGTGTGGACACAGAGGAATTCTTTCAAACGCTCCCAGAAAATGCGGTTCTAATGGCTCTGGAGACGGGACAGAAGTGGACCCCACATCTT TACAGCATCTCCAGAGATCACCTCGGTgtctgcaggcagcagcagcggaGAGATGTGGCCAAGCTAACCTTTGACCTCTACAAGAACAACCCCAAGGATTTCATTGGCTGCCTGAATGTGAAGGCAACGCTGTATGGTGTTTATACTGTGTCCTATGACCTGCGCTGTTATGCTGCCAAAAAGATGCTAAA GGAGGCTCTGCGATGGACCATCTTCTCCATGCAGGCCACAGGCCACATCCTGCTGGGCTCTTCCTGCTACATcgagcagctgctggaggaagaggaggagcgaGCAGAGAAGAGCCTGCCGCTGCCACAGGAAAGCAGGATCAGGCAGCTGCAGAACATGCTGCTGGGAAAGATTTCTTACTTATGA
- the LOC115780808 gene encoding urocortin-3-like: protein MRSVRACFCLALLLPWCVQSQRSSPAVAKLDEDTERDRLAVDILNRSGVLSSLLRSQHHLVLRRAPRPASQVPKRAQQGSRFALSLDVPTSILSVLIDLAKNQDMRTKAAANAELMARIGKRK, encoded by the coding sequence ATGAGAAGTGTGCGTGCCTGTTTCTGTCTGGCTCTGCTGCTTCCTTGGTGTGTTCAGAGCCAGAGGAGCAGTCCAGCTGTTGCCAAACTTGATGAAGACACAGAGAGGGACAGGCTGGCTGTCGACATCTTAAACCGCAGCGGTGTGTTGAGCTCGCTGCTCCGATCACAGCATCACCTCGTGCTCAGGCGAGCCCCACGCCCTGCCTCCCAGGTGCCAAAGAGAGCCCAGCAGGGGTCCCGTTTTGCCCTGTCCCTTGACGTTCCCACCAGCATCCTCAGTGTACTCATAGACCTGGCCAAGAATCAGGACATGAGGACGAAGGCGGCAGCCAATGCAGAGCTGATGGCACGAATAggcaaaaggaaatga
- the uqcrc1 gene encoding cytochrome b-c1 complex subunit 1, mitochondrial: MAASVCRVGSTVGRALAKTHRPILLSLRRGQASVSYAQSLLGAPETRLTTLDNGLRVASEETGHATCTVGLWISAGSRYESEKNNGAGFFLEHMAFKGTKKHPQTALEQQVESMGAHLNAYTSREHTAYYMKTLTKDLPKAVELLSEVVQSCSLNEAEIEQQRSVVLRELEEVESNLQEVCLDLLHATAFQGTRLGHTVLGPSSSARNLTRQDLVDYINLHYKATRMVLAAAGGVSHDELVGLAKSHFSGVSFEYEGDAVPVLSPCRFTGSEVRMRDDAFPLAHIAIAVEGASAASPDIVPLMVANAIIGSYDLTYGGGKHLSSRLARLAVEENLCHSFQAFHSSYSNTGLLGIYFVTDKNNIDDMMHLSQNAWMNLCTTVTESDVARGRNALKATLVGQLNGTTPICDDIGRHILNYGRRIPLAEWDARIDAVTPTMVRDVCSKYIYDKCPAVAAVGPIEQLPDYNRMRSGMYWLRF, from the exons ATGGCTGCGTCCGTATGCCGAGTGGGGAGCACTGTGGGTCGAGCGCTTGCTAAAACCCACAGA CCCATCCTGCTATCTTTGAGGCGTGGGCAGGCCTCAGTAAGCTATGCCCAGAGTCTGTTAGGAGCCCCAGAAACCCGTCTTACTACGCTGGACAATGGTTTGAGGGTTGCGTCTGAGGAGACGGGACATGCTACGTGCACT GTTGGACTGTGGATAAGTGCAGGCAGTCGATATGAGAGTGAGAAGAACAATGGAGCAGGCTTTTTCCTGGAGCACATGGCTTTCAAG GGAACCAAGAAGCACCCTCAAACAGCCCTGGAGCAGCAGGTGGAATCTATGGGTGCTCACCTGAACGCCTACACTTCCCGGGAGCACACTGCATACTATATGAAGACCCTGACCAAAGACCTGCCTAAAG CTGTGGAGCTGCTGTCAGAAGTTGTGCAGAGCTGCTCTCTGAATGAAGCAGAAATTGAGCAGCAGAGGAGTGTGGTCCTGCGTGAGCTGGAGGAAGTTGAGAGCAACCTGCAGGAAGTTTGCCTGGACCTGCTGCATGCCACGGCCTTCCAGGGGACTCGTCTGGGACACACTGTGCTGGGCCCCTCCAGCAGTGCCAG GAATCTGACTCGCCAGGATTTGGTGGATTACATCAACCTCCACTATAAAGCTACTCGTATGGTGCTGGCTGCTGCTGGAG GTGTGAGCCATGACGAGCTGGTTGGTTTGGCCAAGTCTCACTTCAGTGGAGTATCTTTTGAGTATGAAGGAGATGCCGTCCCTGTGTTGTCACCCTGCCGGTTTACTGGCAGTGAG GTCCGTATGCGTGATGATGCTTTTCCCCTGGCACACATTGCCATCGCCGTGGAGGGTGCTAGTGCTGCTAGTCCCGACATCGTGCCCCTAATGGTGGCCAATGCCATCATTGGCAGCTATGACCTTACCTACGGAGGTGGAAAG CACCTGAGCAGCCGCCTGGCTCGCCTGGCAGTGGAGGAAAACCTGTGTCACAGCTTCCAGGCCTTCCACTCCTCCTACAGCAACACCGGCCTGCTGGGCATTTACTTTGTGACCGACAAGAACAACATTGATGACATGATGCACTTGTCCCAGAATGCCTG GATGAACCTGTGCACCACAGTGACAGAGAGTGATGTTGCCAGGGGCAGAAATGCTCTGAAGGCTACCCTGGTTGGACAGCTTAATG GAACAACACCAATTTGCGATGACATTGGCAGACACATTTTGAACTATGGGCGACGTATTCCTCTAGCAGAGTGGGATGCTCGGATCGAT GCTGTGACCCCCACGATGGTGCGTGACGTCTGCTCCAAATATATCTACGATAAGTGtcctgctgtggctgctgttg GCCCCATTGAGCAGTTACCTGACTACAACAGAATGCGCAGCGGCATGTACTGGCTCAGGTTCTAA
- the LOC115780700 gene encoding tubulin monoglycylase TTLL3-like isoform X2 produces MEKVTAEIQQRDQEEAKGNRQTTTHPGARVCRNLVSLPVLNLGRLREAKALVDKAVKMHKVFSIQGRYPVIREALRARGWVEQRMVCSKRQVHHHRSGERRASSNDAGDNDNSNDPEKEQNPDRLHNLMSRLVQNEMVYFYWTNCRDAIKTNSLHKEQMTNHFAKAGSFTTKTGLCLNLRNLKWFDSADPDTFFPRCYRLAALDERHDFIDDYRRTACTSLLKYIVERDQDVQGQRISHSIQTVKDKKLRKQWSRPVDISQMINSALRVCQEFLESLDHSDLDTSLDTQCTPTQEEWAKFLDSYYLVVHGEAEIKSSDYLVPRCEAMLQRMKRVNPQLDMEGIHNIWIIKPGAKSRGRGIKCANRLDQILSLVDGDPKLIRESKWVVQKYLERPFLIHGTKFDVRQWFLVTNWNPLTVWFYKKCYLRFSTQPYTLDKMDSSVHLCNNSIQKHLRPSLQRHRSIPADNMWSVDQFKTFLCTQDQEAQWDTVVVPGMKSALIHTLQTAQDLIESRKNTFELYGADFMFDRDLCPWLIEINASPTMAPSTPVTARLCAAVQEDTLRVVLDRRVDCTANTGDFQLIHRQAAVEVPRYVGINLLVEGFTLKGPCPPPPLKSCSRSVPRHRGRIKAKNPLAEK; encoded by the exons ATGGAAAAAGTCACAGCTGAGATACAGCAACGTGACCAAGAGGAAGCCAAAGGCAACCGGCAAACAA CTACCCATCCTGGGGCCAGAGTTTGCCGTAATCTTGTCAGCCTACCTGTTCTAAACCTGGGTAGACTGAGAGAAGCCAAAGCCCTTGTAGACAAAGCTGTCAAG ATGCATAAGGTGTTCTCTATCCAGGGCAGGTATCCTGTAATCAGGGAAGCCCTGAGGGCTAGAGGTTGGGTTGAGCAGCGTATGGTCTGCTCTAAGCGTCAAGTGCACCACCATCGAAGCGGTGAGAGGAGAGCCAGCTCAAATGATGCTGGGGACAATG ACAACTCAAATGAtcctgaaaaagaacaaaaccctGACAGACTACATAATCTCATG TCTCGCCTGGTGCAGAATGAAATGGTTTATTTCTACTGGACAAACTGTAGAGACGCCATCAAAACTAACAGCTTGCATAAGGAACAGATGACTAATCATTTTGCAAAGGCAGGCAGCTTCACCACCAAG ACAGGTTTGTGTTTGAATCTGAGGAACCTGAAGTGGTTTGATTCAGCTGACCCAGACACCTTCTTCCCCCGCTGTTACAGACTAGCAGCACTGGATGAGAGGCATGACTTCATTG ATGACTACAGGAGGACTGCATGCACCAGTCTTCTGAAGTACATTGTGGAGAGGGACCAAGATGTTCAGGGACAGAGAATAAGCCACAGCATACAAACTGTTAAGG ATAAGAAACTACGCAAACAGTGGTCTAGGCCAGTGGATATTTCCCAAATGATCAACAGTGCACTCAGAGTTTGCCAGGAGTTCCTGGAAAGTCTGGACCACAGTGACTTAGACACAAGCTTGGACACACAGTGCACACCTACACAGGAAGAGTGGGCAAAGTTTTTAGACAGTTACTATCTTGTTGTTCA TGGTGAAGCAGAGATTAAGAGCAGTGATTATTTAGTCCCCCGCTGCGAGGCCATGCTGCAGAGGATGAAGAGGGTCAATCCACAGCTGGATATGGAAGGCATACATAACATCTGGATCATCAAACCTGGAGCAAAGTCCAGAGGCAGGG GGATCAAATGTGCAAATCGTCTTGATCAGATCCTCAGCCTGGTGGACGGTGATCCAAAGCTTATTAGGGAAAGCAAATGGGTGGTGCAGAAGTACCTGGAGCGCCCCTTTCTGATCCATGGCACCAAGTTTGATGTGCGCCAGTGGTTCCTGGTCACTAACTGGAACCCTCTGACAGTGTGGTTCTACAAAAAGTGCTACTTGCGCTTTTCCACACAGCCTTACACACTAGATAAGATGGACAG CTCTGTGCACTTGTGTAACAACTCCATCCAGAAGCACTTGAGGCCCTCCCTACAGCGGCACAGAAGCATTCCAGCAGACAATATGTGGTCAGTTGACCAGTTCAAGACATTTCTGTGTACCCAGGACCAGGAAGCTCAGTGGGACACTGTAGTAGTGCCAGGAATGAAGAGCGCTCTGATCCACACATTACAGACAGCACAGGATCTGATAGAGTCAcgcaaaaacacatttgagcTCTATGGTGCTGATTTCATGTTCG ATCGTGACCTGTGTCCATGGCTAATAGAAATCAATGCTAGTCCCACCATGGCTCCATCAACCCCAGTGACAGCCCGTCTCTGCGCTGCAGTGCAGGAGGACACTTTACGAGTCGTCCTGGATCGGAGAGTTGACTGTACTGCAAACACAGGAGACTTTCAGCTCATACACAGACAG GCAGCTGTGGAAGTCCCTCGGTACGTAGGAATCAATCTGCTTGTTGAGGGCTTCACTCTTAAAGGCCCCTGCCCACCTCCTCCGTTGAAGTCCTGCAGTCGTTCAGTGCCAAGACATCGAGGCCGCATCAAAGCCAAGAATCCTTTGGCAGAAAAGTAA
- the LOC115780700 gene encoding tubulin monoglycylase TTLL3-like isoform X3, which yields MEKVTAEIQQRDQEEAKGNRQTTTHPGARVCRNLVSLPVLNLGRLREAKALVDKAVKMHKVFSIQGRYPVIREALRARGWVEQRMVCSKRQVHHHRSGERRASSNDAGDNGTDDDNSNDPEKEQNPDRLHNLMSRLVQNEMVYFYWTNCRDAIKTNSLHKEQMTNHFAKAGSFTTKTGLCLNLRNLKWFDSADPDTFFPRCYRLAALDERHDFIDDYRRTACTSLLKYIVERDQDVQGQRISHSIQTVKDKKLRKQWSRPVDISQMINSALRVCQEFLESLDHSDLDTSLDTQCTPTQEDGEAEIKSSDYLVPRCEAMLQRMKRVNPQLDMEGIHNIWIIKPGAKSRGRGIKCANRLDQILSLVDGDPKLIRESKWVVQKYLERPFLIHGTKFDVRQWFLVTNWNPLTVWFYKKCYLRFSTQPYTLDKMDSSVHLCNNSIQKHLRPSLQRHRSIPADNMWSVDQFKTFLCTQDQEAQWDTVVVPGMKSALIHTLQTAQDLIESRKNTFELYGADFMFDRDLCPWLIEINASPTMAPSTPVTARLCAAVQEDTLRVVLDRRVDCTANTGDFQLIHRQAAVEVPRYVGINLLVEGFTLKGPCPPPPLKSCSRSVPRHRGRIKAKNPLAEK from the exons ATGGAAAAAGTCACAGCTGAGATACAGCAACGTGACCAAGAGGAAGCCAAAGGCAACCGGCAAACAA CTACCCATCCTGGGGCCAGAGTTTGCCGTAATCTTGTCAGCCTACCTGTTCTAAACCTGGGTAGACTGAGAGAAGCCAAAGCCCTTGTAGACAAAGCTGTCAAG ATGCATAAGGTGTTCTCTATCCAGGGCAGGTATCCTGTAATCAGGGAAGCCCTGAGGGCTAGAGGTTGGGTTGAGCAGCGTATGGTCTGCTCTAAGCGTCAAGTGCACCACCATCGAAGCGGTGAGAGGAGAGCCAGCTCAAATGATGCTGGGGACAATGGTACTGATGATG ACAACTCAAATGAtcctgaaaaagaacaaaaccctGACAGACTACATAATCTCATG TCTCGCCTGGTGCAGAATGAAATGGTTTATTTCTACTGGACAAACTGTAGAGACGCCATCAAAACTAACAGCTTGCATAAGGAACAGATGACTAATCATTTTGCAAAGGCAGGCAGCTTCACCACCAAG ACAGGTTTGTGTTTGAATCTGAGGAACCTGAAGTGGTTTGATTCAGCTGACCCAGACACCTTCTTCCCCCGCTGTTACAGACTAGCAGCACTGGATGAGAGGCATGACTTCATTG ATGACTACAGGAGGACTGCATGCACCAGTCTTCTGAAGTACATTGTGGAGAGGGACCAAGATGTTCAGGGACAGAGAATAAGCCACAGCATACAAACTGTTAAGG ATAAGAAACTACGCAAACAGTGGTCTAGGCCAGTGGATATTTCCCAAATGATCAACAGTGCACTCAGAGTTTGCCAGGAGTTCCTGGAAAGTCTGGACCACAGTGACTTAGACACAAGCTTGGACACACAGTGCACACCTACACAGGAAGA TGGTGAAGCAGAGATTAAGAGCAGTGATTATTTAGTCCCCCGCTGCGAGGCCATGCTGCAGAGGATGAAGAGGGTCAATCCACAGCTGGATATGGAAGGCATACATAACATCTGGATCATCAAACCTGGAGCAAAGTCCAGAGGCAGGG GGATCAAATGTGCAAATCGTCTTGATCAGATCCTCAGCCTGGTGGACGGTGATCCAAAGCTTATTAGGGAAAGCAAATGGGTGGTGCAGAAGTACCTGGAGCGCCCCTTTCTGATCCATGGCACCAAGTTTGATGTGCGCCAGTGGTTCCTGGTCACTAACTGGAACCCTCTGACAGTGTGGTTCTACAAAAAGTGCTACTTGCGCTTTTCCACACAGCCTTACACACTAGATAAGATGGACAG CTCTGTGCACTTGTGTAACAACTCCATCCAGAAGCACTTGAGGCCCTCCCTACAGCGGCACAGAAGCATTCCAGCAGACAATATGTGGTCAGTTGACCAGTTCAAGACATTTCTGTGTACCCAGGACCAGGAAGCTCAGTGGGACACTGTAGTAGTGCCAGGAATGAAGAGCGCTCTGATCCACACATTACAGACAGCACAGGATCTGATAGAGTCAcgcaaaaacacatttgagcTCTATGGTGCTGATTTCATGTTCG ATCGTGACCTGTGTCCATGGCTAATAGAAATCAATGCTAGTCCCACCATGGCTCCATCAACCCCAGTGACAGCCCGTCTCTGCGCTGCAGTGCAGGAGGACACTTTACGAGTCGTCCTGGATCGGAGAGTTGACTGTACTGCAAACACAGGAGACTTTCAGCTCATACACAGACAG GCAGCTGTGGAAGTCCCTCGGTACGTAGGAATCAATCTGCTTGTTGAGGGCTTCACTCTTAAAGGCCCCTGCCCACCTCCTCCGTTGAAGTCCTGCAGTCGTTCAGTGCCAAGACATCGAGGCCGCATCAAAGCCAAGAATCCTTTGGCAGAAAAGTAA
- the LOC115780700 gene encoding tubulin monoglycylase TTLL3-like isoform X1, whose protein sequence is MEKVTAEIQQRDQEEAKGNRQTTTHPGARVCRNLVSLPVLNLGRLREAKALVDKAVKMHKVFSIQGRYPVIREALRARGWVEQRMVCSKRQVHHHRSGERRASSNDAGDNGTDDDNSNDPEKEQNPDRLHNLMSRLVQNEMVYFYWTNCRDAIKTNSLHKEQMTNHFAKAGSFTTKTGLCLNLRNLKWFDSADPDTFFPRCYRLAALDERHDFIDDYRRTACTSLLKYIVERDQDVQGQRISHSIQTVKDKKLRKQWSRPVDISQMINSALRVCQEFLESLDHSDLDTSLDTQCTPTQEEWAKFLDSYYLVVHGEAEIKSSDYLVPRCEAMLQRMKRVNPQLDMEGIHNIWIIKPGAKSRGRGIKCANRLDQILSLVDGDPKLIRESKWVVQKYLERPFLIHGTKFDVRQWFLVTNWNPLTVWFYKKCYLRFSTQPYTLDKMDSSVHLCNNSIQKHLRPSLQRHRSIPADNMWSVDQFKTFLCTQDQEAQWDTVVVPGMKSALIHTLQTAQDLIESRKNTFELYGADFMFDRDLCPWLIEINASPTMAPSTPVTARLCAAVQEDTLRVVLDRRVDCTANTGDFQLIHRQAAVEVPRYVGINLLVEGFTLKGPCPPPPLKSCSRSVPRHRGRIKAKNPLAEK, encoded by the exons ATGGAAAAAGTCACAGCTGAGATACAGCAACGTGACCAAGAGGAAGCCAAAGGCAACCGGCAAACAA CTACCCATCCTGGGGCCAGAGTTTGCCGTAATCTTGTCAGCCTACCTGTTCTAAACCTGGGTAGACTGAGAGAAGCCAAAGCCCTTGTAGACAAAGCTGTCAAG ATGCATAAGGTGTTCTCTATCCAGGGCAGGTATCCTGTAATCAGGGAAGCCCTGAGGGCTAGAGGTTGGGTTGAGCAGCGTATGGTCTGCTCTAAGCGTCAAGTGCACCACCATCGAAGCGGTGAGAGGAGAGCCAGCTCAAATGATGCTGGGGACAATGGTACTGATGATG ACAACTCAAATGAtcctgaaaaagaacaaaaccctGACAGACTACATAATCTCATG TCTCGCCTGGTGCAGAATGAAATGGTTTATTTCTACTGGACAAACTGTAGAGACGCCATCAAAACTAACAGCTTGCATAAGGAACAGATGACTAATCATTTTGCAAAGGCAGGCAGCTTCACCACCAAG ACAGGTTTGTGTTTGAATCTGAGGAACCTGAAGTGGTTTGATTCAGCTGACCCAGACACCTTCTTCCCCCGCTGTTACAGACTAGCAGCACTGGATGAGAGGCATGACTTCATTG ATGACTACAGGAGGACTGCATGCACCAGTCTTCTGAAGTACATTGTGGAGAGGGACCAAGATGTTCAGGGACAGAGAATAAGCCACAGCATACAAACTGTTAAGG ATAAGAAACTACGCAAACAGTGGTCTAGGCCAGTGGATATTTCCCAAATGATCAACAGTGCACTCAGAGTTTGCCAGGAGTTCCTGGAAAGTCTGGACCACAGTGACTTAGACACAAGCTTGGACACACAGTGCACACCTACACAGGAAGAGTGGGCAAAGTTTTTAGACAGTTACTATCTTGTTGTTCA TGGTGAAGCAGAGATTAAGAGCAGTGATTATTTAGTCCCCCGCTGCGAGGCCATGCTGCAGAGGATGAAGAGGGTCAATCCACAGCTGGATATGGAAGGCATACATAACATCTGGATCATCAAACCTGGAGCAAAGTCCAGAGGCAGGG GGATCAAATGTGCAAATCGTCTTGATCAGATCCTCAGCCTGGTGGACGGTGATCCAAAGCTTATTAGGGAAAGCAAATGGGTGGTGCAGAAGTACCTGGAGCGCCCCTTTCTGATCCATGGCACCAAGTTTGATGTGCGCCAGTGGTTCCTGGTCACTAACTGGAACCCTCTGACAGTGTGGTTCTACAAAAAGTGCTACTTGCGCTTTTCCACACAGCCTTACACACTAGATAAGATGGACAG CTCTGTGCACTTGTGTAACAACTCCATCCAGAAGCACTTGAGGCCCTCCCTACAGCGGCACAGAAGCATTCCAGCAGACAATATGTGGTCAGTTGACCAGTTCAAGACATTTCTGTGTACCCAGGACCAGGAAGCTCAGTGGGACACTGTAGTAGTGCCAGGAATGAAGAGCGCTCTGATCCACACATTACAGACAGCACAGGATCTGATAGAGTCAcgcaaaaacacatttgagcTCTATGGTGCTGATTTCATGTTCG ATCGTGACCTGTGTCCATGGCTAATAGAAATCAATGCTAGTCCCACCATGGCTCCATCAACCCCAGTGACAGCCCGTCTCTGCGCTGCAGTGCAGGAGGACACTTTACGAGTCGTCCTGGATCGGAGAGTTGACTGTACTGCAAACACAGGAGACTTTCAGCTCATACACAGACAG GCAGCTGTGGAAGTCCCTCGGTACGTAGGAATCAATCTGCTTGTTGAGGGCTTCACTCTTAAAGGCCCCTGCCCACCTCCTCCGTTGAAGTCCTGCAGTCGTTCAGTGCCAAGACATCGAGGCCGCATCAAAGCCAAGAATCCTTTGGCAGAAAAGTAA
- the hmces gene encoding abasic site processing protein HMCES, translated as MCGRTACTLAPDELRRACSYRNRAGQRRKPRWRDGDADKYRPSYNKNPQSMSPVLLSQRHFDKEAPVDKRVLASMRWGLVPSWFKESDPSKMQYSTSNCRSENILQKKSYKDPMLKGQRCVILADGFYEWQKVEKGKQPFFIYFPQTREPSQKPKKTEDDPATSARNKEKSETVHPPGKPSSGLKKGGEAASEWTGWRLLTMAGVFDCWTPPDGGEPLYSYSIITVSASPNLQSIHDRMPAILDGEEEVRRWLDFGEVKSLEALKLLQSKNILTFHPVSSLVNNTRNNSPECLQPVDLNSKKEPKPTASSKMMANWLSSSSPSKRKESCTSESKEEQESKPQIQRKSAGGLQQWLQGANKKPRTK; from the exons ATGTGTGGAAGAACAGCGTGCACTCTGGCTCCTGACGAGCTGAGACGAGCTTGCTCTTATAGAAACCGAGCGGGTCAGAGGAGAAAGCCCCGCTGGAGGGATGGAGACGCGGACAAGTACCGACCCTCCTACAATAAGAACCCGCAGTCCATGAGTCCCGTCCTGCTGTCACAGAGGCACTTTGACAAG GAGGCTCCTGTGGATAAGCGTGTGTTGGCCTCAATGCGGTGGGGTCTGGTACCTTCATGGTTCAAGGAGAGTGACCCCAGCAAGATGCAATACAGTACCAGCAACTGTCGCAGTGAGAATATATTGCAGAAAAAGTCCTACAAG GATCCCATGTTAAAAGGACAGCGCTGCGTCATCCTAGCTGATGGTTTCTATgagtggcaaaaggttgaaaaaggCAAACAGCCTTTCTTCATCTATTTCCCTCAGACTCGGGAACCCAGCCAGAAGCCAAAAAAGACTGAGGATGACCCTGCAACCTCAGCTCGCAATAAGGAGAAATCAGAGACAGTGCACCCTCCAGGCAAACCCTCCTCAGGGTTGAAGAAG GGAGGTGAAGCAGCAAGTGAGTGGACAGGATGGAGGCTGCTGACTATGGCGGGAGTATTTGACTGCTGGACACCACCAGATGGTGGAGAACCCCTTTACTCGTACAGTATAATAACTGTGAGTGCTTCCCCAAATCTGCAAAGCATCCATGATAG gatGCCTGCGATCCTGGATGGAGAGGAAGAGGTGCGACGATGGCTTGATTTTGGGGAGGTGAAGTCTCTAGAAGCTCTCAAACTGCTCCAGTCAAAAAATATTCTGACTTTTCACCCCGTCTCTTCGTTAGTCAACAACACGCGCAACAACTCTCCAGAATGCCTCCAGCCAGTGGATCTCAACAGCAAAAAG GAGCCCAAGCCCACTGCAAGCAGTAAAATGATGGCGAACTGGCTGTCAAGCAGTTCCCCTTCAAAGAGGAAGGAGTCCTGCACAAGTGAGAGTAAAGAAGAGCAAGAAAGCAAGCCACAGATTCAGCGCAAGTCTGCAGGAGGACTTCAGCAGTGGCTTCAGGGAGCCAACAAGAAACCAAGAACAAAGTAA
- the rab7a gene encoding ras-related protein Rab-7a: MTSRKKVLLKVIILGDSGVGKTSLMNQYVNKKFSNQYKATIGADFLTKEVMVDDRLVTMQIWDTAGQERFQSLGVAFYRGADCCVLVFDVTAPNTFKTLDSWRDEFLIQASPRDPENFPFVVLGNKIDLENRQVTTKRAQAWCQSKNNIPYFETSAKEAINVEQAFQTIARNALKQETEVELYNEFPEPIKLDRNERAKASAEPCSC, from the exons ATGACGTCAAGGAAGAAAGTACTACTCAAAGTCATCATCCTCGGAGACTCGGG AGTTGGAAAGACCTCGTTGATGAATCAGTATGTGAATAAGAAGTTCAGCAACCAGTACAAAGCCACAATAGGTGCAGATTTCCTGACGAAAGAAGTAATGGTGGACGACAGACTTGTCACAATGCAG ATTTGGGACACAGCAGGTCAGGAGAGGTTCCAGTCCTTAGGCGTTGCGTTCTACCGTGGAGCAGACTGCTGCGTCCTGGTGTTTGATGTCACTGCACCCAACACCTTCAAGACCCTAGACAGCTGGAGGGACGAGTTCTTGATCCAGGCCAGCCCACGAGACCCTGAGAATTTCCCCTTTGTGGTGCTGGGCAACAAGATTGACTTGGAGAACAGACAG gtAACAACCAAGCGAGCACAGGCTTGGTGCCAGAGCAAGAACAACATCCCATATTTTGAAACCAGCGCCAAGGAAGCAATCAATGTGGAGCAGGCCTTCCAGACTATTGCACGCAATGCTCTTAAACAG GAAACCGAGGTGGAGTTGTACAACGAGTTCCCCGAGCCAATTAAACTGGACAGAAACGAGCGAGCCAAGGCGTCAGCAGAGCCCTGCAGCTGCTGA